From the Salana multivorans genome, the window CGGTGTTGGCCGGCAGGAGACCGACCCACTCGCCCGCCGTGACGAGCACGCGCTGGACGGGGTTCATCGTCTCCTGCGGGTCACGCAGCCAGTCGCCCGGGTCGACGAACACCACGATGTCGCCGCGGTGGAGGTCGAGAGGTCCCGGGACGAGCCGCGAGACGAGCACCCGGTCGCCCTTCACGAGCGTCGGCTCCATCGACTCGCTCGGGATGAAGAACGACTGGACGAGGAACGTCTTGATGAGCAGGGAGAGCACGAGCGCCGTGCCCAGCACGATGGCCGTCTCCCGCAGCGCGGACATCCGGCGGGGCGGCTTGCCGTCCGTCGCCCGGCGTCCCCGCCGCGTCTCGGCCGTCGGCGTCTGCCCGGAACCGGCCGCATCGCGTCCCGTGCCGGTCGCGCTCCCCTCGGCACCCGTCGCATCGCCGCCCGCGTCCGGACCCGCGCCGCCCGCGGCGTCGTCGGGAACGGCCGAGCCCGGCTCCTCGAGGTCGGTCAATGGTCCTCCTCGTGGGCCGGGCTCGGTGCGTCGGTGTGCGTGACGGGCCTGCGGTGACCGGGTCACCG encodes:
- the lepB gene encoding signal peptidase I, which codes for MTDLEEPGSAVPDDAAGGAGPDAGGDATGAEGSATGTGRDAAGSGQTPTAETRRGRRATDGKPPRRMSALRETAIVLGTALVLSLLIKTFLVQSFFIPSESMEPTLVKGDRVLVSRLVPGPLDLHRGDIVVFVDPGDWLRDPQETMNPVQRVLVTAGEWVGLLPANTGSHLIKRVIGLPGDHVVCCDPTGRITVNGVSLDEPYVMPGAAPSLTEFDVVVPDGNLWVLGDNRGNSGDSRAHMGGPGGGFVPMEGVVGVAQVRLWPFDRFGVLHNPGATFVDVPDPTP